In Nymphaea colorata isolate Beijing-Zhang1983 chromosome 10, ASM883128v2, whole genome shotgun sequence, the genomic stretch CACTACTCCACATTTGTTTGCTTCTCACTTTGCAAGGTGTTTTATTGTAACAGTCGAGAATATGCATCCAGGTGGCTCCTTTCATCTTATCTTCAGGCTATCCGTTACAATTCAAACCATTTGCAATATGTTGGCTACCAACATCCCCATGAGTTTAGAAGCAACTATAAGTTCATAGAAAATTATTAcatactatgtcacataggtacgggtactgaTTCgaactatttcaaaaaaaacttggatacagggtatatatatatataagaattcaaacaatgcaaaatttatagtttctaaagaagaagatattgaacaaaatatgaaaacgcagatgtgtttcctgagtgtAAATagtgtaaagaacaaaactgaaatcctaaattttggataggaaAGGACTCAGTGAACTTTGATCGAATCCTAAATTGGACAGAGACCAACATTGACCGTATCCTGTATTGTTTGACCAGTACCTAAGAAGTATCCGGGACAGTACCAGTAATGGTGTCGTACCTAACCGGTAAGGGTACGCTGCCTTTACAGTAATACCTATGTGACCAATATtacatatgagagagagagagagatcaacaTCTTGACGTTCGCAGATATGGGCATGAtacaatttttagttttttccaaTTAATATTCATGAGCTGACAAAATATACGTGCAGTTCAGATCATCTATACAACATTCAGTACAATCATGAATGAGAATGAACTGTTGGTTCCACGGAACTACCGGTTTCACCAAATGGCTTGATGGGATACCCAAGCTGAACTGATCTagaaaaataatgaacaaaCCTACAGGATACAGTCGCTTGCAACAATTCCTGGGATCCTCAAGGAAAAACAACATGCTACAAGACCGTACCAGTGCCTGGTTGTGCTGTCACCAGCTTATTGTATGACCTACAGTTGCCACATTTATGCCCAACTACATGAAAAAAACTTCGCTGATGGAACTGCGACCATTACAGAGAATCCAAACCTGCaacattttggtcattaaaTTAGAAAACAATTTTAGTCTTGTTCCTAGTTATGCACAATGCTACATAATATCTCATAGTCCAGAAGTGTTAAGTACTTATTTATTTCAGTTTACCAACTCTTATTAGCTCTAGTATATTACAAACATCCCAAAATTTCTGAGATAATTAACTTTAACCGAAATCACCTGAAATTTCCCTCGTTGATAAATTTCAGAGAATGATAATTGTGACAATGATCCCAAGTCACAACAGGATAAATCCTGCTTGCTTATTCTTTTCACAAGCTGTGCTAAGCATATAATATAatacacaagaaaaacaaaattgcGCCTTCTTATACCGATCTTCTTCAGGCATGACTGTAACAGCAATCTGTAAACAAGTACAGCAAGATGTCATGATTCAAAAAACAATTATACAAAACAGTGTCACTGTCACTCTTTCATGATGCCCCATATAGGAGATGAAATTACAGGAATTAgtaaaatagaataaaaaactAGTTCATCTACCAGCCAGATGTTGCCTAAAACTGCAACTTAATTTTCATGGCTCAATGATCACATAAAGTCAGATATTTAAgcaaaaagcatcaaaccaaaacATGTTGCAAATGCACTTAAcaacaacatcaagaaaaaCAGTGCCTTGTCACTGAAGAAAAATGCATTCTATACATATGAACCAGACCGAAGCAGCTGCACTGGTAacatttaacataaaaatagaCAAGAAAAGCAGAACAGCAATTTGTACTTGAATAACATCAAGAAACACAGTGCCTTGTCACTGAAGAAAAATGCATTCTATACATATGAAACAAACCGGAGCAGCTACACTCTTAACAATAAAAATAGACGAAAACGCAGAACAACAATTTTTACTTGAAAATTAatcaatgactaaaatactccAACTTGAAAGGCCAACTCTGGCCCCATTATCAAAACATGAATAGGCATGTGTAGGGCGTATTTGCTTAGCACAGCTTGTGAAAAGAGCATCATGCAagatagagggagggagggagggagggagagcaagagacagaaagagagagagacgtcaTCATCTATCATCCTCCAGATCCTTGACATGTCGAAGATTGACTGAAGCATATGGGACAAGAATATCTACATAAAACCAATActgaaaaagtaaacaaaaaactgCAAACTCATAACATTGTAAAACtccaagacaaaaaaatttctgaaagcATGCCATTCATGTTTCTTCATTTCGTTGACACAATTCCTATGCATTGTGTGCCCACACATGAATACAGTTATATCCAATATGGAATCAAAGAGATACTGCAATatgaaagggaaaaatttaaaatcaaaatctaattaagaagaaaataattGTATCTAGCTGGAGTTTGACACCACAAACCTGAAAGTCACATAACTAAGTTAAAATCCTAGATCAGGAATAAAAGTGGATGGAGAAGTCTATGTCTAAATGTTGTGTAGATGGCAAACAAAGTTAAAAAAGGCCATAAACTGAAAATACACCTCACAGCAAACTGGGCAGTGATGCCTACTATTATGGCAAAAGTTCTGTTACAACATAAACTAGCTCAGTAATTTGCTTCCCAGATAGAAGAGATTCCTTCTGGATCATGTGTTTGACCTTTTTCAGTTGTCACCCTAAACATCAAAAAGCTTGTGCTTAAGAAAGTCCAAGTTTAGACTACCTAAAACATTGCTAAGTTTAAAGATCCAAAATTATGATATGCAGCACTTTCAGAGAACAATCAATCCAGTTACCATTCCACCGGTGCAATGACCATGTCAGAACCAGCAAGAAGATTACattgattttaaaaacataGGCACATCAGCAACTAAGAGGACCCGATTATTATGGCAAAAGTTCAGTTACAACTTAAAAGAACTCAAATAATTTGCTTCCCAGATAGAAGAGATTCCTTCTGGATTACGGATTTTGCCCTTTCATTTCACATTTCGGTTGTCAGCCTAAACGTCAAAAGGTCGTGCTTAGGAAGTTAAAGTTTGGACTACCAAAAAATGTTTCCGAGTTTCCTATACCTTAATGATTGAGAATGATGATATGCAGCCATTCTGAAAGAATCAGTCCAGTTCCTATTTTATCCATGCAGTGACAACGTCAACACCAGAAGGAATATTACATTTTAAGAGAACATAGGCACAAGGGCCCAAGAGACTGCTTGTGCACCGAATAACAGGATAAATGAGAGATGAAGAACTGGTCAAGAACAGAAATTTCCAAGTTGTGGATCTTTCTGTAAAGCTAGAGATTTACAAAATTTCCCTAGGGCAGTGCACGCCAACAATCCTTAAGTCAGCAATGAAACCGATGGTATGACATTGACTGCAAATGGGACCGTAACTTCATGCTTAGACAGGTTGTCAAGGGTAGCTCACTATCCACAATGCAAAGCACGCAGTAAAAATACATGCAGGATGTAACACCAGAAAAGAACCTCACCACATGTCTTGCAGTGGTAAAAGTTATCACTCCCTCCCACTCTGACAAACAGGAAAGTTTTGTCTCAACATGGACATGAATTTATCTGAAACCAATATCTAGTAAAGACGAAAGCACCAAACATGAACTACTAACCTGCAAATGCCACAGTCATCGCAATGAAATTGCCCCTTGGGAGTCTGCAAAACAGATGCCAACAATATTTGTCAACAGTAATGAAAATCAACGAAAAGATTCCTATAAATTGAATAACAAAAGCTCCAAAACCCTGTACTAGAAACAAGTTCATAGAAGAAGCGATGAATCTCAGAGGAACATCGAAAGCAAGCTTGCTCTTACCTCATCATCAATTTGTGCAAATGTGTGAAACCTGAATGCTTTTCTCACGTGAACAAAAAGTCATTGGAAAGAACGACAGAATTGCCGAAACATCAACTACCCACCTCTTGTTCAGTATCGCAAACTGCACAAATGACCTAAACAGAACAAGAGAAACCCAAAAAACCTGTTGAGACCAAGTACTCTTCGGTTTTGAAAAACTCAATATAAGGAACAAGCAGAGAAATCACTCAAAATTATAGAAATGAATCAGCAAGAAAGGTCATAGAAAGATGAAACTCACCGCTTGACATCGCGTCAAATTAGTTCATGGAAATCACCGTCGTAGTCCAGGTTGCTCTAAAATCCATTACATCCAACAATTACTAAAAAAATCAGCCAACAAAAGCTGAACAGAAACGGTGGATTTCCAATGAAAGCTATGTATAGGACAGCTTGTGGGCATAAGAATTTCACCATAGCCTCGTTATGGCAGTGCCGGCATGAGAACACTTCGTTGCAGCACGGCGGTTTTATCTTGCACCCTTCTTTTGTAATGCATGCACctggagagggaaagagagagtaaACAAAACctgcaaagaaagaaattagACCACGACAAGATGATGAGATCTCATCAGGGTCGTTAGCATAACAAAGGGACAAAATGATACCCATAATCCATCTTTCCAAAACCCCGACGCTCCATGTCTTCTGTGTCAGTTTGTTTGAACGAAAGAAACGAAGCAGCAGATTAGCGTGCAAAAATGGTGGCCGATTCAAGATCAGCAGGTTAGCCTGCAAGAAGGGTAGCCGTTTCAAGATCGGTTTTTAACtactttttatatttaaaatttttattttaatttacttGGTAAAATAGAAGGGGGGTCAATTTCGGAACAAATTATAATCtgcctttcaagtttcaaccatCTACACACCGACGGTGGAGCAACACTATTTGAATTTGAGAAAAAACCTTTTGCAAAAACATCAAGGGGATGCTTGTCAAAATTAAATAGCTAAGCCCTCATTTACCCCAGTTACAGTCACGGGTTGAGTGGAGCGTTTCTTTGAGAATTTGAATGGGAGGTTATGTATGCAATTGTTAAACGACAAAGTTTGGGAAGTTTTCCGTAAATCGCTAAAAATTTGAGTGgccttttgtaattttttttctacaacGTTCCCAGATTTCATGTATTCCAATTTTCATACAGACGATTCAAATAACAATGAGACTCACATTTGCTACTATCCAGGCCACCTAACCAATTGAACACACTTTTGGAAAAAGACTCTCTAACAGAAGCTAAATATTAAAGATGAAACTATCAAGCAACAAAACTGAACCCCAAATGGGTCTCTATGGAAGCCAACATCCGGCTTTGTATCAGATGAAGGGTAGACGATGGACCTCACAAGGTCCAGCCCAAACAGACCAGGATGTTTACGAAGTCCAGCAGAAGATCCAGGTCAAGTCCTGCAAGATGGCAGTCGTAAAAATTAGccaagagaaaaattttagCATCCTGCACTGTCATTTTCTGACATATCACAGCTCACATGCAGAGAAAGGGTCAAAACTGAAACGGTTTCAATCCTACAAATGTTCGGGTTCTAAATCAGGCATGAAGTAGGAGCTTTGCCCAAGATGCATAAATAATAGAGTTCTTCTTCTGTCTCAATGCCCTCTGCTGATTCTCTGCTTTTATTTTCATCTTCGGCCGCtctgctcctcttcttcctcctctccttgAGCTCTCCTCATCTTCACAATGGGGTGTGGGGGTTCAAAGAGCAGCGACGTTGCAACCGGCAACACCATTATCCGCAGAGTCCTCGACAAGAAATCTGATGCTCCCAAGAAATCTGACGCACCAATCGGAAGCCTTGAACAGAAAACAACTGAGGTACACGAGAACTCCACAGAGGATGCCAACGGTTCTGACAAGCCAGCAGTCGTGGTGGCAGATGTGAAGGACATAACAGAGAACAATGAAGTAAAAAATGGGGATGCAGTCAATGATGGTGCCCCACTTGAGGATGCTAAAGCCGGGAAGTTGATAACCGGAGACTCCCCAGACGAGTATTTTTCGATGAGGAAGGATGAGTCTGTCGATGTAGTAGCTGTGACAGGCTTGGGATACTTCTCTCCTGGCACCGGACCAAGTGAAGGTGTTAAGAAAGAGGAAGAATCACCTCTTGGAAATGATATTGATAACAGCAAACAGAATGAGGAGCCAGCATGCAGCAATACAGATGATAAGAAACATGAAGAGAATTTGCCAGGGAACAGTGGAGAGCCATCTTTAACAAAAGGTAAGAAACCATGATTCTGCTAATCGGATTAGATCTCCAAAATAATAGGTCAAATGCTTCATGTTCTTGTTCATACAGAGAAGGTGCATGAAGAGGGAGCTGCAGATTCAAAAGAACCAATTGTAGCAGAGGAAGCCAAAGTCGAGTCTCCTACTAAGGAAGACAAAGTAACCATTGCCGAAGGCTCAACTGAGGTATGGCCCAGCGACACTTGTAACTGAACTCTGACATTTTTTAAGACAAATCAAACCATCTTGTAAAGTTTGAAAGTTTGCTTGCTAGTGTTTGAggtggaaagagaaaaatgggaaTTAGTAAGGTTCTGAATATGTGAGATCCAATGAGATAACACCATTAATATGTCTAAGACCTTGCAATTTTGTTTATTGATCAGTATGATTTTTCAGGATGAACTTCAACAGTAGCATTAGATGTAGAATGAACTTTGGTATATTTCTTTAATGGTCCCAAGCGTTTGAACAGATGTTGAATGTTGTCAATTAGTCATATGTCCACaatgaaaacaagaagcatgagtaaaaaaaggaaagaaatggtAGGGTATGATCCATGGCATTGTTGTTTCTATATGTTTATAATTTCATGGTCAGGTTTTCTGGATTTCTGAGAACATGTGATCAGAGCTTACTTTAGTACCTAGCATACTCTTGACAATGGGACAGCATCaccgaaaaaggaaaaaaataatgtcaaGGATGACATGAACCACCCCAACTATgtactggaaaaaaaaaaccatagaaTGATATCTGCTGTGTTATCATAAACTATCCTCAAGAACGTTTCTAACATGTGATTACATGAATTTCAGGAACCAAAGCCATAATCTGAAGCTGATTGCCCGTGCTTCCACACCAGATTATGTTGTGGCAATACTACTGAATGGGGtgtaaaaaaatgtcaaatacttgttggaaaaaagaaatgaagaatgaTGACTTTGATATACTGTTGACTGAAGATTGCAATTGCCTTCTGATGAACTAGACTAATGGCTGCTTATTTGATTCCTAAAGTTGGCAAAAAACTTGAACAAACGCTCAGGGTCAGGCTTGATGGTTCAAGCAGTTCCACAATATCAAagaataaacatcatttttgcTTGAACCGCATGGCGTACGCCAAGAGTACCGGTAATAATGAAACATGAGAAACAAAAATTATGTTCTAAATACCTATTTGAGTGTCATGCAGTTTTGCAAATCATAACGCCCACAGCCTTTTGTTCCTCGCCAGAAAGTACTGTAACCCCTCGTCTTCAGAATCATGAACAGCTCTTCATCCTCGATTGAGGATCATCTCTCAGTCCTGACGCTTGCCTCGTTTATTTAGAACAGAACTTACAAGGAGTGCTGCTAAGATTATGAATTTCCATCATCTCTAACAGTTCCAGAAATTCCTAGTTCACGTGTGATTCCAAATGATGTGGAATAACAGTTGAAAGAAGGCGCCACCAGTTCAAAAATCATGAATGTGAcaggacaaaaaacaaaaacaaattaaaaaaaaataaaagccaacTAAAAGATCGATCAGTACGCATTTGTTGGGTCCTTTTcgtggaatttttttttcactgtaaCAAACGGTAGACATCATAGCTGAAGTACTCAACCAGTTCCCACGATCCAATTATATGAGTGTCCAACTTCTTCTATATGCAGCTGTGATAGAATCAAGGAATTGGTCGCCATCGGGGCTTTCCTTATTCATATCTTCTACAGTTTATTCAATTGAAGTCCCGTCTGCATTGCGTCCTTTCCATGCACTGGTCTAACCAGTTTCTGGGTTTAACACTAAGGAAAGCTCCAATGAACAATTCCTTTCAATTTTTCCAGACTCTTCTGTTTCCAGAGATCGAGATGATTTAACGAAAACATCAAGAATTATGATCTTCGAAGTTCATTTCACCTGAAGGTTTTTTTTCACACTTGGGCTCTTAGAGTCGCAACCATGAACGTCCCCCTTTTCTCAGTTGATCAATGTGGCATCACCTAAACACTCTCCTAGCATCTGTTACCCTGCAATGGTATAGTTAAACCTCTAGTACCACTTCCTTCTTCAATATAGCCCGAATCAAAGTAGTAGCTTTCCTTTTCGTAATGCAAACCATATTCCAACAAGAGATTACAGAAGGAAGAACAGAATTAAGTCTcgctttttctcccattttagGGCCACGCGGATGCTCGTTTTCTCTTCATAATTGTTCCCTCAGTTCTTATTTCTACACAAGCGGCTTCAGGGGAATGTAAAAAACACCAAGTGGAGCTTATTTAGAGAGTTCTTGTGTACAACGCCTGGTCACAGTTTCCTTTAGAAAGAGTTTCTTAGGCATCCCAATTGAACTACTAGTTAAGGGCTTTGATAACTGGAGAATTCCAGTGCCAACCGAGGATAGCGTTGTTGAATCAATTATGGTGGAACTTCAGCTGAAATGGGGAAAGGAGACCTTGACTGGGTAGTCTTCGTTTTCGATAAATCTTCAGCCCAAAGATGATACATTGGAGACCTTTAGTTTCTACTGAATTCATCAAATTTATTTGTGAGAAACCCAAACAAAGGAAACTGGACCGCGACAACCCTAATGATCCGACCGAGCTTATTTGGCATAAATAGATTTGCCGATTTCCCATAAAAGCGATGGCATTTACCCAAagaacaaacatgattttttttttttccttcaaaatcttAAATTGATTGATCGTGCTTTCTTAGTAGTGAATATTAGCAAAGAATTCTAAATTGTTCTCATAGAGATGTTCTTCGACATTGtatttatatgtacatataatatatagtcGAAGAAAATTGTGGTTGATTAATAAATTAATTGAGATCTTATAGACTCTAGCAGATATTTTTGGCACCAAGAATGTACCTCCATGTGAACGCCAAGAGTCAATCGCCATCAATGCCACCACATTGAACGAAAAGAAAACCAGAGCAGCATGTTGATTGTTGTCTCTTGCCCTGCAATGTGGAACATAAACAAAGATTTCGATGGAAAAAGAATATAGAATGACAATGTTTCTTAAGGAATCCAGTATTGAATTAACAAGATTTGTTGAAGAATCAAAAGAAATGATcgactcatttttttaaacgAGAAGCATTTCCAGAACAAGGTTTCTCGTAGAATCCCAATCACCAATCCACCAAGAAATTAATTTAATGCACCAATTTGATACCCATGTGAGGACTAGAAACTTGATTGTACTGttgttttccattcttttcttttatgaattGTCTGTAGTTCCCCATTGGAGCATGATTTCTTTGAGGTACGCATATTGGCATTAATTATGTTCGTGATTACAGCAGTAGGAAAAAATCCTTCCTCACCTACTAGAACCCATAGTTATTCTCTCTTCTTCGATTCATCTTATGCAGAATCGTTCTGATTTTCATCCTCCCTTTTCTACCTTCAATTCTTAATGATGCCAATATCCGTGCAATCTTGAAGCCTCTCTCCTCAAAAATTTACGCTATAGGAGGCTTGCTGACAAGCAGCCATGAAAGTGGCAGGCCATAGCTTCACATATTTACTGAAACCAGTCCCAAATTCAAGCATAcaagtttcaaaaattcatgCTTTTAATGAATATTGTAACTGAGTTGTCATCCATAACCAGAAAACGTGATATTTAATGTGTAGTCTTTAGATAGTCGCTTGTGAGTCCTTAAATTTAATCAAGTCTAAAGGTGATGCCATAGGTTCTGGACAATGTGGGtcgctttttctttctttacatgaATAACTAAAACTTCGTCCCTTTATGTTTCCAGGAACACTAACCGCGTGGCAATTAATAGCATCGTGCTCGTTGCATGTGTTTATTTTTCCAATAAAGCAgcttgttcttttatttgatctaaaaaaaatgaatcactatAGAGAAGTTAGGGGCAGAGCATGTGTGGGCTACCTGTGGCTAATTGCGCATACAAACCTCAAAAAgctcttttttatatttatatttttgtgcaattttttttatttatatattggtgtccCTTTGCCTGAATTTTTTAGCTCTGTTCCTCGAGGAGATACTGCAATCATCAATCGCAGATCTGAGTTTCCTGTTGAAGTGGCATATTAGCTCAAGCTAACTACAAATATGTAGAAGAATACGTTAGAGCTCCGACGCTTAATTGCCGTCGTCGCTTCCTTCACTGACGGTAACTCAACGTCACAAGCTCGTCAGTACGCACAAGCGTTCAGTGACGATAAGTTAAGCATGTTACCTCTTCTAGATTTGACTGTGTTTACCTGTAATTTAAAGCTTATTATAGATGTTGACGTAGACTAAGTAACCGAACAAATACTTCAAGGATGGTGGTTACCACTAAGATCCTGCTCTTGattcaaaaacattaaaatcaagaaaaagcaacagaaagtcGCGGAAATTATGCTTCTAGATACCCAATTTTTACTTGAAGCCaggtccctttttttttttatgagaacaaTGCTTTCTCTACAATAAAATGGGATATTAGCAATTCTTTAGGGGCTATTTGAGAATATGTTACTTTTCCATGTATCTGCTCTAAACGTTGGTACCGATTCATTGAACACTTCAAATATTCTGTCCTAATTCTTAACATACTGTTACTGTTAAGCACAAGATTGGTGGAAAGTTACTTGTTATTAGCTTTTCCTGTCATGGAAATGTACAAAGACAAAGTACACTTTATTGCAAAGCAGAGATCAATTATGTGGAAGAAAAATGGAACTTCCGGAGGTTGCTGAGGTGAAGACCTCAGATTAAGTCCCAGTACTGCTGCCATTTTGTAGGTTTTGCCTTGAGCCTTCTTAtggtcttctccttcttccaatCTTGTTTTCAAAGGCATGATAATTTAACATAGAATGCGTGGCAGCTCATCGACAGAGatccggatgatattcaattttaTGGCAAAATTTTGAGCAGGACCATACAGTTTCTTCGAGGGCCAGAGCCGCCACTCTGGAGCTGAATAAGCAAATATATCATTGAACTGCTTGAGCCAGGAACTTATGTACCTGCGCCCATCTTCTATTACGGCCAAATCACATGACAGCATTTTCTGGTGCCTCTGGAGAACATGTACTAAATCGTgatatatctacatatatatatatagattcctACAGTTACTTTCCGGCCATGGAAACCACGTATTCGTATCTTGTGGTGCccgagaaagaaagagactgaGAAAATGAGAGAACTCCTTCTTTATCGGGCCCCCCAACACAAATATGTGGTACCCATGGCAAAAAAGGGgctgtctatatatatatatatatatagtgtgtgtgtgtgtgtgcacttACCGAGTGAATTTGAATCCCTCTGGCTTTCATCTTCAGATACACAAACAAAAGCATCCAAATTTATGTCCTACCTTGTGGAAACCTTTCTCATTACCTTGAGGAGATGCTTGATTCATGTGATATCTCAGACATGCAGTCATAAGACGGCCTGTCTCAGACATTCACAAACCTGTCGCAACTCTATGGCTGCAAAAATTTccaatgcatttttgacatgcATGGAACTGAGTATGGGAACCGCATCTGGGATGCAG encodes the following:
- the LOC116261963 gene encoding uncharacterized protein LOC116261963 isoform X2 produces the protein MGCGGSKSSDVATGNTIIRRVLDKKSDAPKKSDAPIGSLEQKTTEVHENSTEDANGSDKPAVVVADVKDITENNEVKNGDAVNDGAPLEDAKAGKLITGDSPDEYFSMRKDESVDVVAVTGLGYFSPGTGPSEGVKKEEESPLGNDIDNSKQNEEPACSNTDDKKHEENLPGNSGEPSLTKEKVHEEGAADSKEPIVAEEAKVESPTKEDKVTIAEGSTEEPKP
- the LOC116261963 gene encoding uncharacterized protein LOC116261963 isoform X1 — encoded protein: MGCGGSKSSDVATGNTIIRRVLDKKSDAPKKSDAPIGSLEQKTTEVHENSTEDANGSDKPAVVVADVKDITENNEVKNGDAVNDGAPLEDAKAGKLITGDSPDEYFSMRKDESVDVVAVTGLGYFSPGTGPSEGVKKEEESPLGNDIDNSKQNEEPACSNTDDKKHEENLPGNSGEPSLTKGQMLHVLVHTEKVHEEGAADSKEPIVAEEAKVESPTKEDKVTIAEGSTEEPKP